In Oxalobacteraceae bacterium OTU3CINTB1, the sequence ATGAAAATCCTGGCCGGCTACGAACGGCCCACCGGCGGCCAGTTGCTGATCGACGGCACGGCGCGCGACTTCGCCGACGCGCGCCAGGCGGAGGCGCTGGGCATCGCGCTGATCCACCAGGAATTCAACCTGGCCGAGCATTTGACGATCACGCAGAACATCTTCCTCGGCCATGAGAAAACCAGCGGCTGGCTGCTGGACACCAAGGCGATGCGCGCCGCAGCCGCCGCCTGCCTGGAGCAGGTGGGGCTCAACGTCAGTCCCGATACCAAGGTGGCCGACCTGATCGTCGCGGAGAAGCAATTGGTGGAGATCGCCAAGGCGCTCAGCCGCAAGGCGCGCCTGCTGATCATGGACGAGCCGACCGCCAGCCTGTCGTCCGGCGAGACGCGCAAGCTGTTCGAGCTGATGGCGCGGCTCAAGTCCGAGGGCGTGACCATCGTCTACATCTCGCACAAGCTCGACGAGATGGAAGCCAACACCGACGAGGTGGTGGTGATGCGCGACGGCCGCTTCGTCACCCGCGCCGTGACCGCCGACATCGACCGCCATCAGATGGCGAATTTGATGGTGGGACGCGACGTGTCCGACATGTTCGCCGCCAAGCAGTTGCCTGCGCCCGACGCCAGGCCGCTGCTCAAGGTCGGGGGCCTGAACGTTCCCGGCTGGGTGCGCGACCTGAGCTTCGAGGTGCGCGCCGGCGAAATCCTCGGTTTCGGCGGCCTGGTCGGCGCCGGCCGCACCGAGGCTTTCGAAGCCTTGCTGGGCCTGCGCCCGCGCTCGTCGGCGCGGATCGAAATCGACGGCAAGCCCGTCGATATCCGCAACCCGCGCCAGGCCATGCTGCACGGCTTGACCTACCTGAGCGAGGACCGCAAGGGCAAGGGCTTGCACGTCGACCTCGGCTTGCGTGAAAACCTCACCATGATGACGCTGGAGCGGGACTCCAAACCGTGGCTGGACCTGAAAGGCGGCCGCGCCGCGCTGGACAAGGCGATCACCGATTTCGGCATCCGCCTGCGCGACATCGATTGCAAGGCCGGCTCCCTGTCCGGCGGCAACCAGCAAAAACTGGCGCTGGCCAAATACCTGCACAGCGATCCCCGCGTGGTGGTGCTCGACGAGCCGACCCGTGGCGTCGATGTCGGCGCCAAGCGCGACATTTATCAACTGATCCACCGCCTGGCGGCCGAGGGCAGGGCCGTCATC encodes:
- a CDS encoding sugar ABC transporter ATP-binding protein, which codes for MSLSVHFQHIVKEFGPVRVLHGVDFALEPGRVYGLLGENGAGKSTLMKILAGYERPTGGQLLIDGTARDFADARQAEALGIALIHQEFNLAEHLTITQNIFLGHEKTSGWLLDTKAMRAAAAACLEQVGLNVSPDTKVADLIVAEKQLVEIAKALSRKARLLIMDEPTASLSSGETRKLFELMARLKSEGVTIVYISHKLDEMEANTDEVVVMRDGRFVTRAVTADIDRHQMANLMVGRDVSDMFAAKQLPAPDARPLLKVGGLNVPGWVRDLSFEVRAGEILGFGGLVGAGRTEAFEALLGLRPRSSARIEIDGKPVDIRNPRQAMLHGLTYLSEDRKGKGLHVDLGLRENLTMMTLERDSKPWLDLKGGRAALDKAITDFGIRLRDIDCKAGSLSGGNQQKLALAKYLHSDPRVVVLDEPTRGVDVGAKRDIYQLIHRLAAEGRAVIVISSELIELIGLCHRVAILHGGKLQAMLDHDHLTEEELISHATDTHH